In the Candidatus Electrothrix sp. GW3-4 genome, one interval contains:
- a CDS encoding radical SAM protein produces MIFQWHITNRCNLRCLHCYQQTYEDTSEFSLTDIEQVLEQIDQFSTKHPERGRIHLTLTGGEPLLFPHLEALIKKVHERKTIRTYSLLTNGHYVDAARVQFLKKYPPAYVQISLDGTQEKHEIIRGKGSFVKAVQGVRQLVAARIRTTVSFTATKKNYKDILRLSFFCNRLNINHLWTDRVIPSPGDAEGLSLGPDEVRKYIWLLRLAVFINLHHPFTHNRISFARGLQFLSFPLQKPYRCAAGRTLLALMPNGDLYPCRRMEHLVGNFFERSISKIYETNELLNRLQDNALPVWGCEKCRHAWSCHGGLKCLARAKNGDPFTRDPGCYVRSEKVKGAVDAVVEKV; encoded by the coding sequence ATGATTTTTCAATGGCATATTACAAACCGGTGTAATCTTCGCTGCCTGCATTGCTACCAGCAGACCTATGAGGATACCAGCGAGTTTTCGCTGACAGATATCGAGCAGGTTCTGGAGCAGATTGATCAATTCAGTACCAAGCACCCGGAGCGGGGGCGTATTCATCTCACCCTAACCGGTGGCGAGCCCTTGTTGTTTCCCCATCTTGAAGCCCTGATAAAAAAGGTGCATGAGCGAAAAACGATCCGAACTTATAGCCTGCTCACTAACGGGCATTATGTGGATGCCGCACGTGTTCAATTCCTGAAAAAGTATCCCCCTGCCTATGTACAAATCAGTTTAGATGGCACCCAGGAAAAGCATGAGATAATACGAGGGAAAGGGAGTTTTGTAAAGGCTGTCCAGGGGGTTCGCCAGCTGGTCGCAGCACGTATCAGAACGACTGTATCTTTCACCGCTACAAAGAAAAATTATAAGGATATATTAAGATTATCCTTTTTCTGTAATCGGCTGAATATCAATCATCTTTGGACCGATCGGGTGATACCGAGTCCGGGAGACGCGGAGGGGCTCTCCCTTGGACCTGATGAGGTCAGAAAATATATCTGGCTGTTGCGGCTGGCCGTTTTCATCAACCTGCATCATCCCTTTACCCACAATCGGATTTCTTTTGCCAGGGGCTTGCAGTTCCTCTCCTTTCCCCTCCAAAAGCCGTACCGGTGTGCTGCCGGAAGAACCCTGCTTGCTCTCATGCCCAATGGTGATCTTTATCCTTGCAGAAGGATGGAACATCTGGTGGGGAATTTTTTTGAACGTAGTATTTCGAAAATATACGAGACAAATGAATTGCTCAACCGCCTTCAGGACAATGCTCTTCCTGTCTGGGGATGCGAAAAATGCAGGCATGCGTGGTCCTGTCATGGCGGGCTGAAATGCCTTGCAAGGGCAAAGAATGGTGATCCCTTTACCCGGGATCCAGGTTGCTATGTTCGTTCAGAAAAAGTGAAAGGGGCAGTGGATGCGGTCGTAGAGAAGGTATGA
- a CDS encoding cation diffusion facilitator family transporter yields the protein MAELLSPLRCSNSEKRRQKAETVVNVGLAVNTVLALVKVFAGIVWHSQALLADGINSISDVIYFIAVKIFVRLSGKPADSEHPYGHHQLESIAALVIGAFVITTGTAIFWDSIDSAFKLFTGATQAYLIGQFAIYVALATILVKILLMLQASRVGRETGNLAIKALARDHLNDIFASAGAAVGILLSKSGAPWVDPVAGAIVAVIMAKTGLDILREASSDLMDNVPSEELAREIYELLEEVTEVEAIEDIHAHRFGPYLVVNLAICVDGNLTVRKGDEIADRVENRLLDGIEMLRKVYVHYHPSKKLEDAR from the coding sequence ATGGCTGAACTTCTAAGCCCGCTTCGCTGTAGCAACTCGGAAAAGCGTCGGCAAAAGGCGGAGACCGTGGTCAATGTCGGCCTTGCTGTGAACACAGTCCTTGCCCTGGTCAAGGTGTTTGCCGGGATTGTATGGCATAGCCAGGCCTTGTTGGCTGATGGTATCAACTCAATCTCTGATGTGATCTACTTTATCGCGGTCAAGATCTTTGTCCGGCTTTCCGGGAAGCCAGCAGATTCGGAACACCCCTATGGGCATCACCAGCTGGAGAGCATTGCTGCCCTGGTTATTGGTGCCTTTGTTATTACCACTGGCACGGCTATCTTCTGGGACTCTATCGATTCGGCCTTTAAGCTGTTCACTGGAGCTACGCAGGCCTATCTCATAGGACAATTTGCCATCTATGTGGCCTTGGCAACCATCTTGGTCAAAATCTTGCTCATGCTCCAGGCGAGCAGGGTCGGGCGAGAGACAGGGAATCTGGCTATCAAGGCCTTGGCCCGGGATCATCTCAATGATATCTTTGCCTCAGCCGGGGCGGCTGTGGGCATCCTCCTGAGTAAGTCAGGCGCACCTTGGGTCGATCCGGTTGCCGGGGCAATCGTGGCGGTGATCATGGCAAAAACAGGCCTGGATATCCTCCGTGAGGCCTCTTCTGATCTCATGGATAACGTGCCGAGCGAGGAGCTTGCTCGTGAGATCTATGAGTTGCTTGAAGAGGTAACCGAGGTGGAGGCCATTGAAGATATTCATGCCCATCGCTTTGGCCCCTATCTTGTGGTGAACTTAGCTATCTGTGTTGACGGGAATCTGACCGTCAGGAAGGGAGATGAAATCGCCGACAGGGTTGAGAACAGGCTTCTCGACGGGATAGAGATGCTCCGTAAGGTCTATGTGCATTACCATCCTTCCAAGAAGCTTGAGGATGCCCGATGA